A genomic segment from Halomonas sp. TA22 encodes:
- a CDS encoding PQQ-dependent sugar dehydrogenase, with product MTQPTCSTRSWRRPGALLLGGVLALNVASAEEIIHERIESEEHDLRLVRMVSGLEHPWGMAVLPDGRFLVTQRTGQMVLIDGGEVTELDGVPEVSAQGQGGLLDVVLHPRYGEENGGEGDNDWIYFAYSKPGDDGTASALARARLEGESLTDVEELFEQDRNSSPGRHYGSRLAWQEDGTLLMTVGDRGVEPERAQAGDDHAGSVLRLTDTGGVPDDNPFVDDDGVLDEIFTLGNRNIQGLAVAADGAIWASEHGPLGGDELNLIEAGENYGWPEASRGVDYGTREPIGVESLPEMRDAVYVYADRFAPSGLAQVDSERFGEWQDNLLAGGLRSEELKRLVIEDGEVVYRERVLQGQIGRIRDVRQGPDGYLYLLNDAGDGGLYRLEPAD from the coding sequence ATGACACAACCCACCTGCTCGACCCGTTCCTGGCGCCGGCCCGGCGCCTTGCTGCTGGGGGGCGTCCTGGCACTGAATGTGGCCAGCGCCGAAGAGATCATCCATGAGCGTATCGAGAGCGAGGAGCATGACCTGCGCCTGGTACGCATGGTATCCGGCCTCGAACATCCGTGGGGTATGGCCGTGCTGCCCGACGGTCGTTTCCTGGTGACCCAACGCACCGGGCAGATGGTACTGATCGACGGCGGCGAGGTCACCGAGCTCGACGGCGTGCCCGAGGTCTCCGCCCAGGGCCAGGGCGGGCTGCTCGATGTGGTGCTGCACCCCCGCTATGGAGAGGAAAACGGGGGCGAAGGCGATAACGACTGGATCTACTTCGCCTACTCGAAGCCTGGGGATGATGGCACGGCCAGCGCGCTGGCCAGGGCAAGACTCGAGGGCGAATCGCTCACCGACGTCGAGGAGCTCTTTGAGCAGGACCGAAACTCCTCCCCCGGGCGCCATTATGGCTCGCGCCTGGCGTGGCAGGAGGATGGCACCCTGCTGATGACCGTGGGCGATCGCGGTGTCGAGCCTGAGCGTGCCCAGGCTGGCGACGATCATGCCGGTAGCGTACTGCGCCTGACCGATACCGGCGGCGTGCCCGACGACAACCCTTTTGTCGATGACGACGGGGTACTCGACGAGATCTTCACCCTCGGCAACCGCAACATCCAAGGCCTGGCCGTGGCCGCCGATGGCGCCATCTGGGCCAGCGAACATGGCCCGCTGGGTGGCGACGAGCTCAACCTCATCGAGGCGGGCGAAAACTATGGCTGGCCCGAGGCAAGCCGCGGCGTTGATTATGGCACGCGCGAGCCGATCGGCGTAGAGTCCCTGCCCGAGATGCGCGATGCCGTCTACGTCTACGCCGACCGTTTCGCCCCCTCGGGTCTCGCCCAGGTCGACAGCGAGCGGTTCGGCGAATGGCAGGACAACCTACTCGCCGGGGGCCTGCGCAGCGAGGAACTCAAGCGGCTGGTGATCGAGGATGGCGAGGTGGTCTACCGCGAAAGAGTGCTGCAGGGGCAGATCGGCCGTATCCGCGATGTGCGCCAGGGCCCGGATGGCTACCTCTACCTTCTCAACGATGCAGGCGACGGCGGCCTTTACCGCCTCGAACCCGCCGACTGA
- a CDS encoding AEC family transporter, protein MLVELFAVMAPVFVGACLGFMWIRLGHDYPVDFVTKLVFNIGTPSLILASLSGADIDAATFGMTMLGTLMVLTAMGLLTFAFAPLIGKPWRVLISPMMYPNTGNMGLPVVLYAFGGASFVFAIATMVTVSLVQFTFGTAMASRSANPLKTLAKTPTVYAILIALTLLVTETSLPSWLDNTVDLISGFTVPLMLITLGVSLASIQARNLRSAVGFSLLRTLAAALLAYAVGYWLALPPMAHSILVIQMSMPVAVFNYLFAQRSGREPKFVAGLVFCSTLLSFIYLPILLALLR, encoded by the coding sequence ATGCTTGTCGAACTTTTTGCGGTAATGGCTCCGGTGTTCGTGGGGGCCTGTCTCGGCTTCATGTGGATTCGTCTGGGGCATGACTACCCGGTGGATTTCGTCACCAAGCTAGTCTTCAACATCGGCACTCCCTCGCTGATCCTCGCCTCGCTCTCCGGCGCCGATATCGATGCCGCCACCTTCGGCATGACCATGCTCGGCACACTGATGGTACTCACCGCCATGGGCCTGCTGACCTTCGCCTTCGCGCCGCTGATAGGCAAGCCCTGGCGAGTGCTCATATCGCCCATGATGTATCCCAACACCGGCAACATGGGCCTGCCCGTGGTGCTCTATGCCTTCGGCGGCGCCAGCTTCGTGTTCGCCATCGCCACCATGGTCACGGTGTCGCTGGTGCAGTTCACCTTCGGTACCGCCATGGCGAGCCGCAGTGCCAACCCGCTGAAGACCCTAGCGAAGACCCCCACCGTCTACGCCATCCTGATCGCCCTCACCCTGCTGGTGACCGAAACCTCGCTGCCAAGCTGGCTGGACAATACCGTCGACCTGATCTCAGGCTTCACCGTACCGCTGATGCTGATCACCCTTGGCGTGTCACTTGCCAGCATCCAGGCGCGCAATCTCAGATCCGCGGTGGGCTTCAGTCTGCTACGCACCCTGGCCGCTGCCCTGCTGGCCTATGCGGTGGGGTATTGGCTGGCCCTGCCACCCATGGCGCACAGCATCTTGGTCATCCAGATGAGCATGCCGGTGGCGGTTTTCAACTATCTGTTCGCCCAGCGCTCCGGACGTGAGCCAAAGTTCGTCGCCGGTCTGGTGTTCTGCTCCACCCTGCTTTCGTTCATCTACCTACCTATCCTGCTGGCGCTGCTGAGATAA
- a CDS encoding superoxide dismutase produces MPHTLPELPYGYDALEPHIDAMTMEIHHSRHHKTYVTNLNAALEGTGLEDMPIFELMSNIDRVPDDKRQPVINNGGGHANHSMFWTMMSPQGGGNPQGKVAEAIDSELGGFEAFKEAFQKAAVGRFGSGWAWLSVTPQKKLVVENTLNQDSPLMHGNTPVLGLDVWEHAYYLKFQNKRPDYIAAFFNVINWEEVERRYQEAVA; encoded by the coding sequence ATGCCGCATACCCTACCTGAGCTGCCGTATGGTTATGACGCACTGGAACCGCATATCGATGCGATGACCATGGAGATTCACCATTCCCGGCATCATAAGACTTATGTCACCAACCTCAATGCCGCGCTCGAGGGAACTGGCCTGGAAGACATGCCGATCTTCGAGCTGATGAGCAACATCGATCGCGTGCCCGACGACAAGCGTCAGCCGGTGATCAACAACGGTGGCGGCCATGCCAACCACTCCATGTTCTGGACGATGATGTCACCGCAAGGTGGTGGCAATCCCCAGGGCAAGGTGGCCGAGGCCATCGACAGCGAGCTGGGTGGTTTCGAGGCGTTCAAGGAAGCCTTCCAGAAGGCAGCAGTGGGCCGTTTCGGCAGCGGCTGGGCCTGGCTGAGCGTCACTCCGCAGAAGAAGCTTGTAGTGGAAAACACCCTGAATCAGGATAGCCCGCTGATGCACGGCAATACACCCGTGCTGGGACTGGACGTTTGGGAACACGCCTACTATCTCAAGTTCCAGAACAAGCGTCCTGACTACATTGCAGCCTTCTTCAATGTCATCAATTGGGAAGAAGTCGAACGTCGTTATCAGGAAGCCGTGGCCTGA
- a CDS encoding site-specific integrase encodes MATIVKTPSGSWKAVIRKTGWPTTAKTFRTKRDAQDWSRRTEDEMVRGVYIQRSASERMTLEAALKRYLADVTPTKKPSTQKSERHKATTLIEHLGKYSLAALTPELIAKFRDTRLNSIGHRGKPISPNTVRLELALLGHLYTVAIQEWGLGLTYNPVQNIRKPSPGEGRDRRLSPDEEKRLFAVLRQHSNPMLNWIARIALETGMRSSEILTLTRSQVDVKRRVVRLTDTKNNEARLVPLNLAATEVFKQALSNPVRLLDCDLVFFGEPGKDGKRGPYAYTKVWNEAKKQAGLYDFRFHDLRHEAVSRLVEAGLSDQEVAAISGHKSMQMLRRYTHLRAEDLVAKLDQLGAGDC; translated from the coding sequence ATGGCCACCATCGTCAAGACCCCCTCTGGTAGCTGGAAAGCCGTCATCCGCAAGACCGGCTGGCCGACCACCGCCAAGACCTTTCGTACCAAACGTGACGCTCAGGATTGGAGTCGCCGCACCGAAGACGAAATGGTGCGTGGCGTCTATATTCAGCGCAGTGCCTCAGAGCGCATGACACTGGAAGCAGCTCTAAAGCGTTATCTGGCCGATGTCACCCCTACCAAGAAGCCCAGCACGCAGAAAAGCGAACGCCACAAAGCCACTACGCTCATCGAGCACTTGGGCAAGTATTCCCTTGCGGCCCTGACGCCGGAGCTAATTGCGAAATTCCGCGACACGCGGCTGAACAGCATCGGGCACCGGGGAAAGCCCATCAGCCCCAATACCGTGCGCTTGGAGCTTGCCCTGCTTGGGCACCTCTACACCGTGGCCATCCAGGAGTGGGGCCTAGGCTTGACCTACAACCCCGTCCAGAACATCCGCAAGCCAAGCCCGGGTGAGGGGCGCGACCGGCGCTTGAGCCCCGACGAGGAGAAGCGACTTTTCGCCGTGCTGCGGCAGCACAGCAATCCCATGCTCAACTGGATCGCCAGAATCGCCCTAGAGACAGGCATGCGCTCCTCGGAGATCCTGACCCTCACCCGTTCCCAAGTTGACGTGAAACGCCGCGTGGTGCGACTCACAGACACCAAGAACAACGAAGCCCGCTTGGTACCGCTGAATCTGGCTGCAACGGAGGTGTTCAAGCAGGCGCTGAGCAACCCGGTACGCCTGCTTGACTGTGACTTGGTGTTCTTCGGTGAGCCTGGCAAAGACGGCAAGCGAGGCCCCTACGCCTATACCAAGGTTTGGAATGAGGCAAAGAAGCAGGCAGGGCTCTACGATTTTCGCTTTCACGATCTAAGGCATGAGGCAGTTAGTCGGCTGGTGGAGGCGGGCCTATCCGACCAGGAGGTTGCTGCGATTAGTGGTCATAAGTCGATGCAGATGCTGCGTAGATATACGCACTTGAGAGCTGAGGATTTGGTTGCGAAACTAGATCAATTGGGGGCTGGCGACTGCTAG
- a CDS encoding DUF4747 family protein — translation MENPDIERVTKKSLLIKYPPPDLRVTPLSDKESLRSFVNRLQHIDKLTIKLLPTNKEEIDNDDFWVDLGRRREEMNSSSAKVDFSNTKEGLNGDKVYEQAKSASSFGNSELKFKGYDAQGDTIRGSNEDFSLTVEMDSLPRSAELAGKQKYLQFLSLVGDGVISLPKVHEGVIQKLKAIIGKQ, via the coding sequence GTGGAAAATCCTGACATAGAGCGCGTTACTAAAAAATCTCTGTTAATTAAATACCCTCCTCCAGATCTGCGTGTAACCCCCCTTTCAGATAAAGAGTCGCTGAGATCCTTTGTAAATCGTTTGCAGCATATAGATAAACTAACAATAAAATTGCTGCCTACTAACAAAGAAGAGATTGATAACGATGACTTTTGGGTGGATTTGGGGCGTCGCCGCGAGGAAATGAATAGTTCTAGCGCGAAAGTGGATTTTTCTAACACAAAGGAAGGATTAAATGGTGATAAGGTCTATGAACAAGCAAAGTCTGCATCAAGTTTTGGCAATTCAGAGTTAAAGTTCAAAGGTTATGATGCCCAGGGCGATACAATTCGGGGTAGTAACGAAGATTTTAGCTTGACAGTGGAAATGGATTCTTTGCCCAGAAGTGCTGAGCTTGCTGGAAAGCAAAAGTACCTTCAGTTTTTGAGTTTGGTAGGGGACGGTGTAATCTCGTTGCCAAAAGTCCATGAGGGTGTAATTCAGAAGCTGAAAGCTATAATAGGAAAGCAGTAA
- a CDS encoding DNA-binding protein produces METTKIAIERSLLDKYGPLISLPQLAELLHRSPDGLRIAMSKPHGYAQEIKKARIKIGRRVYFRTPEIAEYIASAE; encoded by the coding sequence ATGGAAACGACAAAGATCGCAATCGAGCGCTCCCTACTCGATAAGTATGGCCCTCTTATCAGCCTGCCCCAACTGGCTGAGCTGCTGCACCGAAGCCCGGATGGCCTTCGTATAGCGATGAGTAAACCGCACGGCTATGCACAAGAGATCAAAAAAGCGCGAATAAAGATTGGCCGCCGGGTGTATTTCCGTACGCCTGAAATCGCCGAGTACATCGCCTCAGCGGAATAA
- a CDS encoding conjugal transfer protein TraJ, with protein MGSQTRVRQKPIKVWVDEGEKLSIESNAKACNMSSSAFLRNLGLGYEPKSMLDHAAIGDLMRLNGDLGRLGGLLKMALTNSKGHRGEVEEIVELSVLLSRIEQLRSEIRDKVQVI; from the coding sequence ATGGGAAGTCAGACAAGGGTGCGTCAGAAACCGATCAAAGTTTGGGTCGATGAAGGCGAAAAGCTGTCGATAGAGAGTAACGCCAAAGCCTGCAACATGAGTTCTTCTGCTTTTCTAAGGAATCTTGGCTTGGGCTATGAGCCTAAGTCTATGCTCGATCATGCAGCGATAGGCGACTTGATGAGGCTGAATGGCGATCTTGGGAGGCTGGGTGGGCTCTTGAAGATGGCGTTAACCAATAGTAAAGGCCATAGAGGGGAAGTGGAGGAGATAGTCGAGTTATCTGTCCTGCTATCTCGAATCGAACAGTTGCGCTCTGAAATACGCGATAAAGTTCAAGTTATTTAA
- a CDS encoding plasmid stabilization protein, which yields MAMLTIRNISDETHRALRTRAALHGHSMEAEVREILEAAVAPEERVKLGSLLADIGRQANLTEQEFATVFGNIRDKNLARPADFE from the coding sequence ATGGCAATGCTGACTATTCGCAACATTTCCGATGAAACACATCGTGCCCTGCGTACTCGTGCTGCTTTGCACGGTCACAGTATGGAAGCAGAAGTACGCGAGATTCTGGAGGCCGCAGTCGCGCCCGAGGAGCGCGTAAAACTAGGTTCATTGTTGGCTGATATAGGCCGTCAGGCCAACCTGACCGAGCAAGAATTCGCTACTGTCTTTGGGAATATCCGAGACAAGAATCTTGCCCGTCCGGCGGATTTCGAATGA
- a CDS encoding PIN domain-containing protein: MILLDTNVIAEPLRRKPEPRVIEWIDAQALETLYLSAITVAELRSRIVLIPAGKRRSGLQDSLEKRVLPLFTGRILPFDLPCAKSYADLIAKTQKAGLAIAATDGFIAAIAAANGFAVATRNPNLFEVARVTVFNPWFI, translated from the coding sequence ATGATCCTGCTCGACACCAATGTTATCGCCGAGCCACTGCGTCGCAAGCCGGAACCCCGCGTTATCGAGTGGATCGATGCCCAGGCACTAGAAACCCTCTACCTTTCTGCTATCACGGTCGCGGAGCTGCGCTCACGTATCGTCCTGATCCCGGCAGGCAAGCGCCGCTCGGGTTTGCAGGACAGCCTGGAGAAGCGAGTACTACCCCTTTTTACCGGTCGCATTCTGCCGTTCGATCTTCCCTGTGCAAAATCCTACGCGGATCTGATTGCCAAGACACAAAAGGCCGGGCTGGCAATTGCCGCTACTGATGGCTTTATTGCCGCCATTGCAGCCGCCAACGGCTTTGCGGTGGCCACACGAAACCCTAATCTGTTTGAGGTAGCAAGGGTAACGGTTTTCAATCCGTGGTTTATATGA
- a CDS encoding site-specific DNA-methyltransferase, giving the protein MPLLSWFNRDEDLTRAALTPYRLLQPVASMSYGEPDSPNILIEGDNLDSLKALLPYYAGQVKCIYIDPPFNTGQAFEHYDDNLEHSIWLSVMYPRLKILHQLLAEDGTIVVHLDNEELPYAMVIMDEIFGRKNRLGLCTFKQSSVSGPKAINPGVVSISSFLFFYSKNKSRWKSYKSYKARERDSRYSKFIKNRDGDPAEWEVISLNEALELHFGDSISEIKKKLNVNFEKRVEKFVIENRHAVIRTARVKLKDISEDSRPALLKSQEVSNTFFEAKREGLASQFFWNGEQVAFYANKVQMINGEYTTAERVSDLWDDLLSNNLHKEGGVSFPKGKKPEALIRRVLELFTIEGDLVLDSFLGSGTTAAVAHKMNRSYIGIEMGEHARTHCVKRLKAVVDGDQDGISKAQNWQGGGGFRFFKLGPPVFDENGHIREGISFEHLAAHVWFSETGAARSTRALKEPFLGAHKGIGYYLLYNGILGDVSKTGGNVLTRRILRSLPEFDGPKVIYGEASGMTDEQLDELEITFKQTPYDIKA; this is encoded by the coding sequence ATGCCGTTATTGTCTTGGTTTAACCGTGATGAAGATTTGACTCGTGCCGCCCTCACCCCATACCGGTTGCTGCAGCCAGTCGCAAGTATGTCTTATGGAGAACCCGACTCCCCAAACATTCTGATCGAGGGGGACAACTTAGACTCACTCAAGGCTTTGCTGCCCTATTATGCTGGCCAAGTGAAATGCATTTATATAGATCCTCCGTTCAACACAGGCCAAGCGTTCGAGCACTACGATGACAATCTCGAACACTCTATCTGGCTGAGTGTAATGTATCCGCGCCTAAAAATATTGCATCAATTGTTGGCTGAAGATGGAACCATTGTCGTGCATTTGGACAATGAAGAGTTGCCTTATGCCATGGTTATAATGGATGAGATATTTGGGCGTAAGAATCGATTAGGACTCTGTACTTTTAAACAAAGCTCAGTTTCAGGACCAAAAGCAATTAATCCAGGGGTGGTAAGTATATCTAGCTTTCTGTTTTTCTACTCCAAGAATAAGTCTCGATGGAAAAGCTACAAATCCTACAAAGCTCGGGAACGTGATAGCCGATATTCAAAGTTTATTAAGAATCGTGATGGCGACCCCGCTGAGTGGGAGGTTATATCACTCAATGAAGCACTAGAATTACACTTTGGTGATTCGATTTCAGAAATCAAAAAGAAATTAAATGTCAATTTTGAAAAGCGGGTAGAGAAGTTCGTGATCGAAAATCGCCATGCAGTAATACGTACTGCTAGAGTGAAGCTAAAAGATATTTCCGAGGATTCTCGTCCCGCGTTGCTCAAGTCACAAGAAGTGTCGAACACATTTTTTGAAGCGAAACGAGAAGGGCTGGCGTCACAATTCTTCTGGAATGGTGAGCAAGTGGCTTTTTACGCCAACAAAGTTCAAATGATTAATGGCGAATACACGACTGCTGAAAGAGTATCAGACCTGTGGGATGACTTGCTCTCCAATAATCTGCATAAGGAAGGCGGAGTATCATTTCCTAAAGGAAAAAAACCGGAAGCCCTAATTCGACGCGTGCTTGAGCTGTTTACTATTGAGGGTGACTTGGTTTTAGACTCTTTTTTAGGGTCTGGGACAACGGCAGCTGTAGCACACAAAATGAATCGCTCCTATATCGGTATCGAGATGGGTGAACATGCGAGAACACACTGTGTGAAGCGCCTAAAGGCTGTTGTTGATGGTGACCAAGACGGAATTTCCAAGGCGCAGAATTGGCAGGGGGGGGGAGGCTTCCGCTTTTTCAAACTGGGTCCGCCAGTGTTTGATGAGAATGGTCATATCCGTGAAGGGATTAGTTTTGAGCACTTGGCTGCCCACGTCTGGTTTTCTGAGACAGGGGCCGCTCGCTCAACCCGTGCCCTGAAGGAACCCTTCTTGGGTGCCCATAAAGGCATAGGCTACTACCTGCTATATAACGGAATTCTAGGCGATGTCAGCAAAACAGGTGGAAATGTTCTGACACGACGAATCCTGCGATCGCTTCCCGAGTTTGATGGCCCAAAGGTGATCTATGGGGAGGCCAGTGGCATGACAGATGAACAGCTTGACGAGTTGGAAATCACTTTCAAGCAAACCCCTTACGACATCAAGGCATAA
- a CDS encoding DEAD/DEAH box helicase, translated as MALVLKQYQRRSLASLEYFLELARVEGAASAFAKAVDDRLLYEYKPMPGLPAVPYVCLRIPTGGGKTVMGAHIIQAAGRSLLERQFPLVMWMVPTTQIKDQTLEAFSDPRHPYRQEMDNAFGGQVAVFDVADFSQIRPADLGTKVCIVIATVAALRVENKEGRKVYDYHEELEPHFTSSTKELEYLHRDESGRVVASFANLLRMHGPLVIMDEAHNATTPLSYTVYERLGPRGVVELTATPDVKSSNVLVSVSAFELKSENMIKFPVVLKEHNGEWQEAINSAVARRNTLAKTAMDEHDYIRPILLVQAQNSKGAATVEEVKRHLIATGVPENAIAIATGTTREIEGVDLFARECPIEVIITKQALKEGWDCSFAYVFCSVAQVKSDKDIQQLLGRVLRMPYATRRRQGDMNKAYAHAVTDDFGRAAGELTQSLVNIGFNPLEAATAIRREKDSELPLTGGKILPPSLPSTRIEVSKTPNLTNVPERDHQRVLFSPNLDGKGGMVEITDEIDDATVEAIIATAPPKKREELASQVEQHQLKTLAAKAPSERGVMFSIPRLCMVEQGELELVDKGAVSANFAWDLLSCPPDLSSFRINDDTMTFEVDLDGEEVNYKMIEDDASTYLPGFAHDRTEADLIGWLDHEIREPSVKQPVLREWVRRAITELSENRGFSLAQLLKGQFILRRKLSEQLQSAKIQAYKEGFQEALFDGGLEIVTSDEPDHTFTYPADMALYPATYYYSGAYRFRKHYYPVPGELDWKTPGGKVTEEFLCAQTIDFLDEVEFWVRNLVHRTQFWMPTSVQRTYPDFVARLKDGRLLVIEYKGKDRFTADQEKEKRLVGDLWAKGSRGNGLYLMAQKTDEQGRNVREQIQAVIAG; from the coding sequence ATGGCTCTGGTTCTCAAGCAATATCAACGTCGTTCCTTGGCTAGTCTGGAATACTTCCTTGAGTTGGCCCGAGTTGAAGGTGCTGCATCGGCATTCGCCAAAGCCGTGGATGACAGGTTGTTGTATGAGTACAAGCCCATGCCAGGTTTGCCAGCCGTGCCGTATGTCTGCCTGCGTATTCCAACTGGTGGTGGCAAGACGGTTATGGGGGCGCATATTATCCAAGCTGCGGGTCGGTCCCTACTGGAGCGGCAGTTCCCACTAGTGATGTGGATGGTTCCGACTACGCAAATCAAGGATCAAACCCTAGAAGCCTTCAGCGACCCGAGACACCCCTATCGCCAAGAGATGGATAACGCTTTCGGTGGTCAGGTCGCCGTCTTTGACGTAGCGGACTTTTCCCAAATCCGTCCAGCCGACCTAGGGACCAAGGTCTGCATCGTCATTGCCACCGTAGCGGCATTGCGCGTTGAGAACAAAGAAGGTCGCAAGGTGTACGACTACCACGAAGAGCTGGAGCCGCATTTCACCAGCAGCACCAAGGAGTTGGAATACTTGCACCGGGACGAAAGCGGTAGGGTGGTGGCTTCCTTTGCCAACTTGCTGAGAATGCATGGCCCCCTAGTCATTATGGACGAGGCCCACAATGCCACCACTCCTCTCTCGTATACCGTCTATGAGCGGCTTGGGCCTCGCGGTGTGGTCGAGCTGACCGCAACGCCTGATGTGAAGAGCTCCAATGTTCTGGTCAGTGTTTCGGCCTTCGAGCTGAAGTCCGAAAATATGATCAAGTTCCCGGTTGTTTTGAAAGAACATAACGGGGAATGGCAAGAAGCCATTAACAGCGCGGTGGCACGTAGGAACACGCTCGCCAAAACGGCCATGGATGAGCACGACTACATCCGGCCTATTCTGCTAGTGCAAGCCCAGAACTCTAAAGGTGCTGCCACGGTAGAGGAGGTAAAGAGGCATCTGATTGCGACTGGCGTTCCTGAGAATGCGATTGCCATAGCTACCGGCACAACCCGAGAAATTGAAGGTGTGGACCTTTTTGCGCGGGAGTGTCCCATTGAGGTCATCATCACCAAACAGGCGCTTAAAGAAGGGTGGGACTGCTCCTTCGCCTATGTGTTCTGTTCGGTGGCTCAGGTTAAGAGTGACAAGGATATCCAGCAGTTGCTTGGCCGCGTGCTGCGAATGCCGTACGCGACTCGTCGCAGGCAGGGCGATATGAACAAGGCCTACGCCCATGCTGTCACAGATGATTTCGGGCGGGCCGCAGGAGAGCTAACCCAATCTCTGGTCAACATTGGCTTTAATCCTCTGGAGGCTGCCACTGCTATTCGGAGGGAGAAAGATTCTGAGCTTCCTTTAACGGGCGGTAAAATACTTCCACCGTCGCTTCCCTCTACCAGAATTGAAGTATCCAAGACTCCAAACCTTACCAATGTGCCAGAGCGAGACCATCAGAGAGTCTTGTTTTCCCCCAACTTGGACGGGAAGGGGGGCATGGTTGAGATCACTGACGAGATTGATGATGCAACCGTAGAAGCCATTATAGCTACGGCCCCACCTAAGAAACGTGAAGAGCTGGCTTCTCAGGTAGAACAACACCAGTTGAAGACCTTGGCGGCCAAGGCACCAAGCGAGCGCGGAGTGATGTTTAGCATTCCCCGACTCTGCATGGTAGAACAGGGAGAGCTTGAACTGGTCGACAAAGGTGCAGTCTCGGCCAACTTCGCCTGGGATCTATTGTCCTGTCCCCCAGATCTATCCAGTTTCCGTATTAATGATGACACTATGACATTTGAGGTGGATCTGGATGGTGAGGAGGTTAACTACAAGATGATTGAAGACGACGCCTCTACCTATCTGCCTGGCTTTGCACATGATCGCACCGAAGCAGATCTCATAGGCTGGTTGGATCATGAGATCCGGGAACCCTCTGTCAAGCAGCCAGTTCTGCGAGAGTGGGTGCGCAGGGCCATAACGGAGCTGAGTGAGAATCGTGGATTCTCACTGGCTCAATTGTTGAAAGGCCAGTTCATCCTGCGTCGTAAGCTGTCCGAACAATTGCAGAGCGCTAAGATACAGGCCTATAAAGAAGGGTTTCAGGAGGCGCTGTTTGATGGCGGCCTAGAAATCGTCACTAGCGATGAACCTGACCATACGTTCACCTATCCTGCCGATATGGCTTTATACCCAGCAACATACTATTACAGCGGCGCTTACCGATTCCGGAAGCACTATTATCCGGTGCCGGGGGAGCTGGACTGGAAAACACCAGGAGGAAAGGTAACGGAAGAATTTCTGTGTGCCCAGACCATAGACTTTCTTGATGAGGTGGAGTTTTGGGTTCGCAACTTGGTTCACCGGACTCAGTTCTGGATGCCCACTTCAGTTCAGCGTACTTACCCAGATTTTGTAGCTCGATTGAAAGACGGGCGGCTTCTGGTGATTGAGTACAAAGGGAAAGATCGGTTCACAGCGGATCAAGAGAAAGAAAAGCGCCTAGTTGGAGATTTGTGGGCCAAAGGCAGCCGAGGCAATGGCCTATACCTCATGGCTCAAAAAACTGACGAACAAGGGCGTAATGTGCGCGAGCAGATACAAGCTGTAATCGCTGGATAG
- a CDS encoding tyrosine-type recombinase/integrase, producing the protein MWDTKNGRGRSVPLDQNLYQRLKTHGPKIGRLFPRDAYLAFTRALERSGITLPKGQRTHVLRHTFASHFAMNGGNLLTLKNILGHQSIQMTMRYAHLSPDHLTEAVTYGPKAPLTLC; encoded by the coding sequence ATGTGGGACACCAAGAACGGACGCGGTAGAAGCGTGCCGCTCGACCAGAATCTCTACCAGCGCCTGAAGACCCACGGCCCCAAGATCGGCCGACTCTTTCCGCGGGATGCCTATCTCGCCTTCACCCGCGCCCTGGAGCGCAGCGGAATCACTCTTCCCAAAGGCCAGCGCACCCACGTATTGCGGCATACCTTCGCCAGTCACTTCGCCATGAACGGCGGTAACTTGCTGACGCTCAAGAACATACTCGGGCACCAATCGATCCAGATGACCATGCGCTACGCGCATCTGTCGCCGGACCACCTGACAGAAGCCGTTACATACGGGCCGAAAGCGCCGTTGACACTTTGTTGA